Proteins co-encoded in one Ignavibacteria bacterium genomic window:
- a CDS encoding four helix bundle protein → MKNRILEEKSFCAAKAVVKFSKVLFSRNEYDLGRQLLRSGTSVGANIREASRAESDLDFIHKLAVAQKECEETLYWLELLLATEIILKDEFDYLFPLYDEVMRLLVYSIMKVKNKT, encoded by the coding sequence ATGAAAAATCGAATACTTGAGGAGAAAAGTTTTTGTGCTGCAAAAGCAGTTGTAAAATTTTCCAAAGTACTTTTCAGTCGAAATGAGTATGATCTTGGCAGACAGTTACTCCGATCGGGTACAAGCGTTGGGGCAAATATCCGGGAAGCTTCCCGTGCGGAATCGGATCTTGATTTTATCCACAAACTTGCAGTTGCTCAAAAAGAATGCGAGGAGACTCTCTATTGGTTAGAACTACTCCTCGCAACCGAAATAATACTTAAGGATGAATTTGACTATTTATTCCCTCTTTACGATGAAGTAATGAGGTTATTGGTTTATTCTATTATGAAAGTTAAAAACAAAACATAA
- a CDS encoding response regulator transcription factor: MIKIFLADDHILIREGLKRIINIEPDIRVTGESDDPVEILRATREKEYDILVLDITLPKKSGLEILKEVRAIDPSARVLILSMHPEDRFAIRSLKAGAYGYLTKESAGDDIILAIKKIASGRRYLSESLAETLAGGLDIDKKKLPHEVLSDREFEILRFIAQGKSLTDIGNELSISVSTVGTYRGRILEKLKLTNNAELILYVLENHLID; the protein is encoded by the coding sequence ATGATTAAAATATTCCTCGCCGATGACCATATACTCATTCGTGAAGGTCTGAAGCGAATAATTAATATCGAGCCCGACATACGGGTAACAGGTGAATCTGATGATCCGGTTGAGATTCTCAGAGCCACTAGAGAGAAGGAATACGATATTCTGGTACTCGATATTACACTCCCTAAAAAGAGTGGATTGGAAATCCTCAAGGAAGTGCGTGCTATCGACCCCTCCGCAAGGGTTCTTATTCTGAGCATGCATCCGGAAGACCGCTTTGCCATCAGGTCTCTAAAAGCCGGTGCCTATGGTTACCTCACAAAGGAAAGTGCAGGTGACGACATTATTCTCGCCATTAAAAAAATAGCATCCGGTAGAAGATATTTAAGTGAAAGTCTCGCTGAGACTCTTGCCGGGGGGTTGGATATCGACAAGAAAAAACTGCCTCACGAAGTTCTTTCCGACAGGGAATTTGAGATACTGAGGTTCATTGCGCAGGGAAAATCCCTTACTGATATTGGCAATGAATTGTCTATCAGCGTAAGTACGGTTGGTACATACAGAGGAAGGATTCTTGAAAAGTTGAAACTTACAAACAACGCTGAACTCATTCTGTATGTCCTGGAGAACCATCTTATTGATTAG
- the menC gene encoding o-succinylbenzoate synthase translates to MNASQELSYLNVFENRVPFYIEQIKIHTRRFDLSFPFETSFARFDSLIRLFPEITFRTESGDLVTGTGECSPLSAPWYDYECHRSVGIALNYITSALTGKPVEEIDGLPVKGLPPFTEIISFLDRFKWIVGHNMAKAGVEGAYWDAVAQIQKCPVSKLWGGTRKRVPAGTSVGLEPTIESFIRKIDIAIGELNVSRVKVKVKPGKDVTYIEAIRKKYPDIKLQVDANACYDLFNPEHVAVLKEFDNYNLLMIEQPGKNDDILDHSRQLSSLRTPICLDESILNVMHTRQAIELWRQNSDTSKLIINIKPPRVGGYLESIRIAKMCHESGVSVWCGGMYETALGKTSNIHFCSREEVNLPGDHISQAPYFKVNVADSPEYKDGEITVPDGIGWGLKNFGL, encoded by the coding sequence ATGAATGCTTCACAAGAACTCTCGTACCTCAATGTGTTTGAAAACCGGGTTCCATTTTATATCGAACAAATAAAAATTCATACACGGAGATTCGATTTAAGTTTTCCTTTTGAAACCTCATTTGCAAGGTTTGATTCACTCATCAGGCTTTTCCCGGAAATAACATTCAGAACTGAATCGGGAGACCTTGTAACCGGTACAGGAGAATGTTCACCTCTAAGTGCCCCATGGTACGATTACGAATGCCACAGGAGTGTCGGGATTGCTCTGAATTATATCACCTCGGCTCTCACGGGGAAACCCGTTGAAGAGATTGATGGACTACCCGTGAAGGGTTTGCCACCGTTTACCGAAATAATTTCATTTCTGGACCGTTTCAAGTGGATTGTAGGGCACAACATGGCAAAGGCAGGTGTCGAGGGTGCCTATTGGGATGCCGTCGCTCAAATTCAGAAGTGTCCTGTCTCCAAACTGTGGGGTGGAACGAGGAAAAGAGTTCCGGCGGGTACAAGTGTGGGTCTGGAACCAACTATTGAATCATTTATCCGAAAAATCGATATTGCGATTGGTGAGTTAAATGTATCGAGGGTTAAAGTAAAGGTTAAACCGGGGAAGGATGTCACATATATTGAGGCAATCAGGAAAAAATATCCCGACATCAAACTTCAGGTGGATGCAAATGCCTGTTACGACCTGTTTAACCCGGAGCATGTGGCCGTACTTAAGGAGTTTGACAACTATAACCTTTTAATGATTGAACAACCGGGAAAAAATGATGATATTCTCGATCATTCGAGACAGTTATCATCCCTCAGAACACCCATCTGCCTCGATGAGAGCATCCTGAATGTGATGCATACCAGGCAAGCCATTGAACTGTGGCGACAAAATTCTGATACGAGCAAATTGATAATCAATATCAAGCCCCCGAGGGTGGGTGGCTATCTTGAATCGATCAGAATAGCAAAAATGTGTCATGAAAGCGGTGTATCGGTCTGGTGTGGAGGTATGTATGAAACTGCTCTTGGAAAAACTTCAAACATTCACTTTTGTTCAAGGGAAGAGGTTAATCTGCCCGGAGATCATATCTCGCAGGCACCATATTTCAAAGTAAATGTAGCCGATTCACCTGAGTATAAAGACGGGGAGATTACGGTCCCTGATGGAATCGGGTGGGGATTGAAGAATTTTGGTTTATAG
- a CDS encoding response regulator: MDILIIDDADSVRHNIVRMIQQKTPDFIIHQASTCTEAIQKIERKVHDVVIVDIKLPDGSGFDIMERIKVLSPSPVVIFLSNFSNSKFKEKALSLGASYFFDKTEEFDMLMRLVQNGFRSL, encoded by the coding sequence ATGGATATATTGATTATTGACGATGCCGACAGTGTAAGACACAATATTGTTCGAATGATACAACAGAAAACTCCTGATTTTATCATCCATCAGGCATCTACCTGCACCGAAGCAATCCAAAAAATTGAACGAAAAGTACACGATGTCGTCATTGTCGACATAAAACTGCCTGACGGGAGCGGATTTGACATTATGGAACGAATCAAAGTTCTATCTCCTTCCCCGGTGGTCATATTTCTCTCAAACTTTAGCAATTCAAAATTTAAAGAGAAAGCTCTTTCACTGGGAGCTTCCTACTTTTTTGATAAGACAGAGGAATTTGACATGCTGATGAGACTGGTACAAAACGGGTTCAGATCGTTGTAG
- a CDS encoding M24 family metallopeptidase — MDQHKIDKLQQLIKKNNLDGWLFYDFRGSNDLALSVLEIPAKAHLTRRFFYFVPAEGEPQKVAMAIELHNLAHLPGRMHPYSSYESLNSIIGEILKGVKKVAMEYSPMNAIPYLSKLDAGTYEFLKTFGIEIVSSGDLLTEFTAVWTKEQYEDNIPVAHALTDIVKLCWKFIKEKIETTGETTEYEVQKLIMDEIEKRGFETDHEVIVGVNGNGANPHYSPTPEVWEKIKKDDFVLIDLWAKPKKDNGVWADITWTGYVGTEVPERYVKIFETVKDAREAALNLVTERFAKGETVRGWEVDAASRKVIEDAGYGEYFVHRTGHSITTNLHGTGPHNDNFETKDMRIILPGTSFSIEPGIYLKGDFGVRSEIDVYIHPDGKVEQTGGPRQFKIVPILKG; from the coding sequence ATGGATCAACACAAAATTGACAAACTGCAACAACTTATTAAGAAAAACAACCTCGACGGCTGGCTTTTTTACGATTTCAGAGGCTCAAACGATCTCGCTCTCAGCGTACTCGAGATCCCTGCCAAAGCTCATCTTACTAGAAGGTTTTTCTATTTCGTTCCTGCGGAAGGTGAACCACAAAAAGTCGCAATGGCTATCGAACTTCACAATCTCGCTCATCTTCCCGGCAGGATGCACCCTTACAGCAGTTATGAATCACTGAACAGCATCATCGGTGAGATTCTAAAAGGTGTGAAAAAAGTTGCCATGGAATATTCACCAATGAATGCAATCCCCTATCTCTCCAAACTGGATGCGGGCACTTATGAGTTCCTGAAAACCTTCGGCATCGAAATCGTCTCGAGCGGCGACCTCCTGACTGAATTCACCGCAGTCTGGACAAAGGAGCAGTATGAGGATAACATCCCTGTTGCGCACGCACTTACCGACATAGTAAAACTATGCTGGAAATTTATCAAAGAGAAAATTGAGACAACAGGCGAAACCACTGAGTATGAAGTTCAAAAACTCATCATGGACGAAATCGAAAAAAGAGGATTTGAGACCGATCATGAAGTTATCGTTGGTGTGAATGGAAATGGTGCGAATCCGCATTACTCCCCCACCCCTGAAGTATGGGAAAAGATTAAAAAAGATGATTTTGTCCTCATCGACCTCTGGGCAAAACCAAAGAAAGACAACGGTGTCTGGGCAGATATTACCTGGACAGGGTATGTCGGTACCGAAGTTCCTGAACGATATGTAAAAATTTTCGAAACAGTAAAAGATGCCCGTGAAGCTGCATTGAATCTTGTTACAGAAAGATTCGCCAAAGGTGAAACCGTCCGCGGCTGGGAAGTGGATGCAGCCTCCCGTAAAGTGATCGAAGACGCCGGTTACGGTGAATATTTTGTCCATAGAACGGGACATTCAATAACTACCAACCTTCACGGTACCGGTCCTCACAATGACAACTTTGAGACAAAGGATATGCGAATAATCCTTCCGGGCACATCATTTTCGATCGAACCCGGCATCTATCTCAAAGGTGATTTCGGCGTCCGCTCCGAAATAGATGTCTACATCCACCCCGACGGCAAAGTCGAGCAAACAGGTGGACCGAGACAATTCAAAATTGTTCCAATTTTAAAAGGCTGA
- a CDS encoding T9SS type A sorting domain-containing protein, with protein MKLCAVLAFILVTSLTAQDKSALLTTPKSDVFMQGFYWNSPPGGIWWDSLAILSTRLASAGFSAIWFPSSSKGAGGGMSMGYDPYDHYDFGDYNQKGSLETRFGSKAELKNAINAFHSVGMQVFADAVVRHMMGGEQKIPYECRPLNNGNYIVPDSAYMLFQYPSGPGRFKKTAASFYPNSQNCWVDPLFVQTDPIFRFGEWLDHNKQSVKDSLIAWGRYLRQELGYDGFRLDAVKSINPAFMAQWLNGSNPGGYAVAELWGSTSEIGNWLQVAKYQNGANVSMFDFPLRYNLRDMCNTTNGGFNMNNLDGAGLINSGFSGFDVSTFLENHDFDRKGWDGQIDNGHDPVIYDKALGYAYILFSEGRPSVFFKDYIDYGVGGKIDTLIWIRQNFLGGGTTKRSALNAYYIRQDGNTNQGELSNDIYVAKRNGYGNQPGGYIVMNDNPTQWIDVWVDTDKPVGTWYKDYTGRDANKQVVAGIGGNPPNRIKLWAPPRSYTIYIPDTTKRLNNPPALLPVADQTAYTNSLFTYQVKASDANDTALVYSLQGNPGWLTVSNKGLLTGTPVFADTGRTNIIVTVSDPRGASEKDTFAVTVYKNLPPAIAAIPDTAIKATVRYEYQPTASDPDSDSLRFFFAQAPNFLNVDQITGKIVGTPSLSDTGYYAIQLKVTDGKGAFGSANYNLRVKANLDTVIATYGKPVIDGNIIKGTSDWRPEWLIVADSDTDSYWRPVDTLNNELLGIFTTWDADSLYIGIDYKLNDTYNTMMVYIDAGIPGGETNFNGQQGYYGDYAKNFRFRPADAIDFFIPAYNQTAPGIYKIVDSTSSNMTNKINGRRGQNAFGAEVAVAWNDLYGLGVGLIPPGVKLKFVALIAGGLNYGAGDSAPDNPDVNGNAGPDSLINLALAEPDRNNDGIPDPTLFISDIKEIPGETLPKEFSLAQNYPNPFNPSTRIQFSLPERSVVQLRIYDVLGRELITLLDEERAAGTWAVNADMSQFSSGIYFYQLVTPKFSEVRKMMLVK; from the coding sequence ATGAAATTATGCGCTGTTTTGGCATTTATATTGGTGACAAGTCTAACTGCACAGGATAAAAGTGCTCTTCTTACCACCCCAAAATCTGATGTGTTTATGCAGGGATTTTACTGGAACTCTCCTCCGGGTGGAATCTGGTGGGATTCACTCGCAATTCTCTCCACCAGACTCGCATCTGCCGGTTTCAGTGCAATCTGGTTCCCGTCATCCTCAAAAGGGGCAGGCGGAGGGATGTCGATGGGATACGATCCTTATGACCATTATGATTTTGGAGATTACAATCAGAAAGGGAGCCTCGAAACCAGATTTGGCAGTAAAGCCGAACTTAAGAATGCGATCAACGCATTTCATAGCGTTGGGATGCAGGTTTTTGCTGATGCGGTCGTCAGGCACATGATGGGTGGCGAGCAGAAGATTCCTTATGAGTGCCGCCCGTTGAACAACGGTAATTACATCGTTCCCGACTCTGCCTATATGCTGTTTCAGTACCCGTCTGGTCCCGGCAGATTCAAAAAGACCGCAGCATCATTCTACCCGAATTCGCAGAATTGCTGGGTTGATCCGTTGTTTGTGCAGACAGATCCCATCTTCCGTTTTGGAGAATGGCTTGACCACAACAAGCAGAGCGTTAAAGACAGTCTGATTGCGTGGGGAAGATACCTTCGGCAGGAACTCGGCTATGACGGTTTCCGACTCGATGCGGTAAAATCGATTAACCCTGCATTTATGGCACAATGGTTGAATGGATCAAATCCCGGTGGCTATGCCGTAGCAGAGCTTTGGGGCAGCACTTCCGAGATAGGTAACTGGCTGCAGGTCGCTAAATATCAGAACGGCGCAAATGTGTCGATGTTCGATTTTCCTTTGAGGTACAACCTTCGAGACATGTGCAACACCACAAACGGTGGATTTAATATGAACAACCTCGATGGGGCGGGTCTTATTAATTCCGGATTTTCAGGCTTTGATGTATCGACATTTCTCGAGAATCATGATTTTGACAGGAAAGGCTGGGACGGCCAGATCGACAACGGTCATGATCCTGTAATTTACGACAAAGCACTCGGTTATGCATACATTCTTTTCTCTGAGGGAAGACCTTCCGTATTTTTTAAAGATTATATTGACTACGGAGTTGGTGGGAAGATAGACACTCTAATCTGGATCAGACAGAATTTCCTCGGCGGCGGAACCACAAAGAGATCAGCATTGAACGCTTACTATATCAGACAGGATGGAAACACAAACCAGGGCGAACTATCCAATGACATCTATGTAGCGAAAAGAAACGGTTACGGAAATCAGCCCGGCGGTTACATCGTGATGAATGACAACCCGACTCAATGGATCGATGTGTGGGTTGATACCGACAAACCTGTCGGAACCTGGTACAAAGATTATACAGGCAGAGATGCGAACAAACAGGTTGTTGCCGGAATTGGTGGCAATCCGCCAAACAGAATAAAACTCTGGGCACCACCGAGAAGTTATACAATTTATATACCCGACACTACCAAAAGACTGAACAATCCGCCGGCACTTCTGCCGGTAGCCGATCAGACGGCCTATACCAATTCATTGTTTACTTATCAGGTGAAAGCATCTGATGCCAATGACACTGCGCTTGTGTACAGTTTGCAGGGCAATCCCGGTTGGCTGACCGTCAGCAACAAAGGACTTCTTACCGGCACACCTGTATTTGCCGATACGGGAAGAACGAATATTATTGTTACTGTTTCCGATCCAAGAGGCGCATCAGAGAAAGATACTTTTGCGGTTACAGTTTATAAAAATCTGCCTCCCGCGATAGCTGCAATTCCAGATACAGCAATAAAAGCGACTGTAAGATATGAGTATCAGCCGACAGCTTCAGACCCTGATTCAGACAGTCTGAGATTCTTTTTTGCGCAGGCGCCAAATTTCCTGAATGTAGATCAGATTACAGGAAAAATTGTCGGCACTCCTTCGCTTTCTGATACGGGTTACTACGCAATACAGCTTAAAGTAACTGATGGAAAAGGTGCTTTTGGCTCGGCAAACTATAATCTTCGGGTTAAAGCCAATCTCGACACGGTAATTGCTACTTATGGCAAACCTGTTATAGACGGAAATATTATCAAAGGAACTTCAGACTGGCGACCGGAGTGGCTCATTGTTGCAGATTCCGATACCGACAGCTATTGGAGACCCGTTGACACTTTAAATAATGAATTGCTCGGTATCTTCACCACCTGGGATGCAGATTCGCTTTACATCGGCATTGATTATAAATTGAACGATACTTACAACACCATGATGGTATATATCGATGCTGGAATACCGGGCGGAGAGACCAATTTCAACGGCCAGCAGGGATATTATGGAGACTATGCCAAGAATTTCAGGTTCCGGCCTGCAGATGCTATCGATTTCTTCATCCCGGCTTACAATCAAACTGCTCCGGGGATCTATAAAATTGTCGACAGCACAAGTTCAAACATGACTAACAAGATAAACGGCAGGCGGGGACAAAATGCCTTTGGTGCCGAAGTGGCGGTCGCGTGGAATGATCTCTACGGTCTCGGTGTGGGTCTTATCCCACCGGGTGTTAAACTGAAATTTGTTGCACTCATAGCGGGTGGGCTCAACTATGGTGCCGGTGATTCAGCTCCCGATAATCCCGATGTAAACGGAAATGCCGGACCTGACTCATTGATAAATCTTGCTCTTGCGGAACCCGACAGGAATAATGACGGAATACCCGACCCGACACTTTTTATCTCAGATATCAAGGAAATTCCAGGAGAGACACTTCCTAAAGAATTTTCGCTTGCTCAGAATTATCCGAATCCTTTTAATCCATCGACCAGGATACAATTTTCGCTTCCGGAAAGAAGTGTTGTTCAGTTAAGGATTTACGATGTTTTGGGAAGGGAACTAATCACACTTCTGGATGAGGAAAGAGCCGCAGGAACCTGGGCGGTCAATGCAGATATGTCGCAGTTTTCAAGTGGTATTTATTTCTATCAACTCGTAACACCGAAATTTTCAGAAGTCCGTAAAATGATGCTCGTCAAGTAA
- a CDS encoding HAMP domain-containing histidine kinase yields MKEEKAQPKSDKSADLINDFLSRISHEIRTPVNALQQAAKQLEHDLSFFNNRDISRLTTIMVEDSERLGRTIDLLVNTSLVRTGNYKPKFEKFDLFHEVLAKIVSDYKPKAEAKGLRFIINSTTLNCEVRADRYSVTQIFSNIIDNAINYTEKGVIEIDIHRNSDQSLSVSIIDTGIGMNPEYLEEIFTPFSQESNGYSRNFDGMGLGLLLVKGFCDLNKIDLSIQSQKEAGTVVSLKFEG; encoded by the coding sequence GTGAAAGAAGAGAAGGCACAACCCAAGTCTGACAAGTCTGCCGATCTGATAAACGATTTCCTTTCCAGGATTTCGCATGAGATTCGTACTCCTGTAAATGCGCTGCAACAGGCGGCAAAACAACTGGAGCATGATCTTAGTTTCTTTAACAACCGTGATATCTCAAGGCTTACTACCATCATGGTTGAGGACAGCGAAAGACTGGGAAGGACCATCGATCTTCTAGTCAATACTTCATTGGTAAGAACCGGAAATTACAAACCAAAATTCGAAAAATTCGATCTCTTCCATGAAGTACTCGCCAAAATAGTCTCTGATTACAAACCAAAAGCGGAGGCTAAAGGGCTGCGGTTTATTATCAATTCCACAACCCTCAACTGTGAAGTGAGAGCTGACAGGTATTCTGTCACTCAGATTTTCTCAAATATTATCGATAACGCCATCAACTACACCGAGAAGGGTGTTATTGAAATAGATATCCACAGAAACTCCGACCAGTCTTTATCAGTCTCCATCATAGATACCGGGATAGGTATGAATCCCGAATATCTCGAGGAGATATTCACTCCATTTTCTCAGGAGTCGAACGGTTACTCCCGTAATTTTGACGGGATGGGGCTCGGTTTACTCCTGGTCAAAGGTTTCTGCGACCTCAACAAAATCGATCTAAGCATTCAATCCCAAAAAGAAGCGGGAACGGTGGTGAGCCTGAAGTTTGAAGGCTGA
- a CDS encoding PAS domain-containing protein, translating to MIDQEIETGKNYHTVTIIFVLLIIIVTITSFYYYSQTKQNLMTEKFAEVKAIAGQKSERVSNWIGERKAEGKYLATNSVLTESITNNSFMIDAEGRHRITELFEQLRANHNYSTISLIDLKGNFLVRTGDSIQPVNPATEFNAADTGRIAIISTRGLSDSIPYLTFLTPVFSPANIKTGYVFQKIDIRIDAKLIFESVTPDNDPYQMKLFYFNDGKIYSLLDSSQITTVNSGESEKNFPDEIFEAGNAGKSGRIQVSGFNDLYTLGYLKKLSNLDIFVYCGVSGDQLEQPLKPIFLLLTIIIVITIILSALAISLVIKRQEVSYSQKIAESRAFLESIREGMSDGFVVFDSDLKFLAVNSKAISVIGKTKSEIIGKSALDVLPDLRNSGFYYSFAEVKKTGKPYTSIDYYPAWDIYFQNKLFPVTGGFAVFFSDITGEIKLKEQLKETYRQLEGLTLHMQVVAENDRESIAREIHDELGQVLTSLKMNLAMMKNAIKAGNQGDQGEFLLEEINTMGKQIDATVKRIRRIITELRPEVLDHLGFVAAIEWLVEESPAKNLIDYKFSSNVEHLDLDKTTATSLFRIVQEACTNINRHSGAKNAAIKIEKQNDKLVVTITDDGKGFFVNDLKGVSTFGLLGMRERAKLINAELGIESAENKGTTISISVELKNY from the coding sequence ATGATCGATCAAGAAATCGAAACCGGTAAAAACTATCATACGGTTACCATAATATTCGTTCTTCTCATCATAATTGTGACCATCACAAGTTTTTACTATTACAGTCAAACAAAACAAAACCTGATGACAGAAAAATTTGCTGAAGTGAAAGCCATTGCAGGTCAAAAATCAGAAAGAGTGTCGAACTGGATTGGTGAAAGAAAAGCTGAAGGGAAATATCTCGCAACCAACTCGGTCCTTACCGAATCAATCACTAATAACTCGTTCATGATTGATGCTGAAGGCCGGCATAGAATAACCGAACTGTTCGAACAACTGAGGGCTAATCACAACTATTCTACAATCTCGCTGATTGACCTGAAAGGTAATTTTCTTGTTCGGACCGGTGATTCGATTCAACCGGTTAACCCGGCAACTGAATTTAACGCTGCAGATACCGGCAGAATAGCAATCATCTCGACCAGGGGTTTATCCGACTCAATCCCCTATTTAACCTTTCTGACTCCGGTTTTCAGTCCTGCAAATATTAAAACAGGATATGTCTTCCAAAAAATCGATATAAGAATCGATGCAAAATTGATATTTGAAAGTGTTACGCCGGATAATGACCCATACCAGATGAAGCTGTTTTATTTTAACGACGGAAAGATTTACTCCCTGCTCGATTCATCTCAAATAACCACGGTTAATTCCGGTGAATCAGAAAAAAACTTTCCGGATGAAATATTTGAAGCCGGAAATGCCGGTAAAAGTGGCAGAATTCAGGTGAGTGGTTTTAATGACCTCTACACACTTGGTTACCTGAAAAAACTTTCAAATCTCGACATATTTGTCTATTGCGGAGTGAGTGGTGATCAACTCGAACAACCTCTGAAGCCGATTTTTTTGCTCCTCACTATTATCATCGTCATTACTATTATCCTCTCTGCTCTGGCAATCTCTCTTGTAATCAAACGGCAGGAAGTGTCTTACTCTCAAAAAATTGCCGAATCCAGAGCATTTCTCGAAAGTATCAGGGAAGGCATGTCAGACGGATTTGTAGTTTTCGATTCTGACTTGAAATTCCTGGCGGTTAATTCCAAAGCCATCTCGGTCATTGGAAAAACTAAAAGTGAGATTATCGGTAAATCAGCTCTCGATGTACTTCCCGATCTGAGAAACTCAGGTTTCTACTACAGTTTTGCAGAAGTAAAAAAAACAGGAAAACCTTATACAAGCATCGATTACTACCCTGCCTGGGATATCTATTTTCAGAACAAACTTTTCCCCGTTACGGGTGGTTTTGCGGTCTTTTTCTCTGATATTACGGGTGAAATAAAACTGAAAGAACAGCTCAAAGAAACCTACAGGCAGCTTGAGGGACTTACTCTCCACATGCAGGTCGTCGCAGAAAACGACAGAGAGTCAATCGCCAGGGAAATTCATGATGAACTTGGACAGGTACTCACCTCTCTTAAAATGAACCTCGCCATGATGAAGAATGCCATCAAAGCGGGCAATCAGGGAGACCAAGGTGAATTCCTGCTTGAAGAAATTAATACCATGGGTAAGCAGATTGATGCCACTGTAAAAAGAATCAGACGCATAATTACCGAACTGAGACCAGAAGTGCTGGATCATCTTGGATTTGTAGCTGCCATTGAATGGCTCGTAGAGGAATCTCCGGCTAAAAACCTGATCGATTACAAATTCTCTTCAAATGTTGAACATCTTGACCTTGACAAAACAACTGCCACATCACTCTTCAGAATTGTGCAGGAGGCATGTACCAATATAAACAGACATTCAGGGGCAAAAAATGCTGCAATTAAAATTGAAAAACAAAACGATAAACTTGTCGTGACCATCACCGATGACGGAAAAGGGTTTTTCGTCAATGATCTCAAAGGTGTCTCAACTTTTGGTTTGCTCGGAATGAGAGAAAGGGCTAAACTGATAAACGCTGAGCTTGGTATCGAATCGGCTGAAAACAAGGGCACCACAATATCAATCAGTGTAGAACTAAAAAATTATTAA
- a CDS encoding MFS transporter translates to MYLLASVNLALKVIGEEFVVNPADLGLINSVYLLLSSICIVPLGKVSDILGPKKTLLFGASFFIISNLLVIFFANSFLSLLIFRTIQGIAASSLVVSNTPIITTTIPAKYRTTALGILSGLVYSGTTAGNFIGGFLTQSFGWRSIFISAAIAGGIALLIIKFVVPDREVDNEASRKFDLPGIVFYALALIFLQGSANRLNEPLGWILFAGFAAGLVAFIYSQYRSSEPIYDIKLFRSNSVYAVTNISVFITFLTTYASQYLLGLYLQCNREMSPVKSGIVILIQPVLQLLVSPLAGFVADKTSPGKVSAAGMGLIALSLVILANLGEATPMYLIYFAMILTGSGIALFSAPNTSIMLGSVPESRQGSAVASNYVMLSVGMQTGIIICGLAFLFLVGKEAKIQKENFDEMLIATQISYWFFAIMATAGFAMLINPKHLRKIPDLRK, encoded by the coding sequence ATGTATCTTCTTGCGTCTGTAAACCTTGCGCTGAAAGTGATAGGTGAGGAGTTTGTGGTGAATCCAGCGGACCTGGGTTTAATAAATTCGGTTTATCTCCTTCTTTCGAGCATTTGTATCGTTCCTTTGGGGAAGGTTTCCGATATTCTTGGACCGAAGAAAACGCTCCTTTTTGGTGCTTCATTTTTCATAATTTCCAACCTGCTTGTTATATTTTTTGCCAACAGTTTCCTCTCACTTCTGATTTTTAGAACGATTCAGGGAATTGCCGCTTCGTCCCTCGTTGTTTCAAACACGCCAATAATTACTACAACAATTCCGGCGAAATACCGAACAACGGCGCTCGGAATATTATCGGGGCTTGTTTATTCGGGCACGACTGCGGGAAATTTTATCGGCGGATTCCTGACTCAGTCTTTCGGATGGAGAAGTATATTCATATCGGCAGCGATTGCCGGAGGAATTGCGTTGCTGATTATTAAATTTGTTGTACCCGATCGAGAAGTTGACAATGAGGCTTCAAGGAAATTTGATCTTCCGGGCATCGTTTTTTATGCGTTGGCATTGATTTTCCTTCAGGGAAGCGCCAACAGACTAAATGAACCCCTGGGGTGGATTTTGTTTGCCGGATTCGCTGCAGGGCTCGTCGCATTTATTTATTCCCAGTACAGAAGTTCTGAGCCAATCTATGATATAAAACTGTTCAGATCGAATTCCGTATACGCGGTTACCAATATTTCAGTATTTATTACATTTTTAACAACTTACGCCTCGCAGTACCTGCTCGGATTATATCTTCAGTGCAACCGTGAGATGTCGCCCGTAAAGTCAGGTATAGTAATACTTATACAACCCGTACTTCAACTTTTGGTATCACCCCTTGCGGGCTTTGTAGCTGACAAAACATCACCCGGTAAAGTCTCGGCCGCCGGGATGGGATTGATAGCTCTTTCGCTTGTTATTCTTGCAAATCTCGGAGAGGCCACTCCGATGTATCTCATCTATTTTGCAATGATTTTGACGGGATCAGGAATCGCACTCTTCTCAGCGCCAAACACTTCAATTATGCTCGGTTCAGTTCCCGAAAGCAGACAGGGGAGTGCCGTTGCATCAAATTATGTTATGCTTAGTGTCGGGATGCAAACAGGCATTATCATCTGCGGACTTGCTTTTCTCTTCCTTGTCGGAAAAGAAGCAAAAATTCAAAAAGAAAACTTTGATGAAATGTTGATCGCTACTCAGATCAGCTACTGGTTTTTCGCAATCATGGCTACTGCGGGTTTTGCCATGCTAATCAATCCCAAACATTTAAGAAAAATTCCGGACTTAAGAAAATGA